One window of the Sparus aurata chromosome 17, fSpaAur1.1, whole genome shotgun sequence genome contains the following:
- the LOC115566909 gene encoding B-cell receptor CD22-like, with translation MGTRKVLDITASEVSATFSCKAENDVGAGRSNTRKIEVQYSPKHTTVSVSPSGPVPEDTDVTLTCSSAANPAVKNYTWYRADGGQETVMGTGHVLNIKASRDSGPFFCEAENAIGAGRSNISQIDVHYSPKHTKVSVSPSGPVPEDTDVTLTCSSAANPAVKNYTWYRADGGQETVMGTGHVFNIKASRVSGPFFCDAENVLGAGRSNISEIDVQYSPKHTTVTVSPSGPVPEDTDVTLTCSSVANPAVKNYTWYRADRGQETVMGTGYVLNIKASRDSGPFFCDAENVLGAGRSNISEIDVQFAPQILSSYDCIQTADQLNCSCETVGNPPPALQWYLDGLPVNHSDRFAISSEPLNVSGLSSIITVSQP, from the exons ATGGGGACCCGAAAAGTTTTAGACATCACAGCTTCTGAAGTCAGCGCAACTTTTTCCTGCAAAGCTGAAAACGATGTTGGAGCTGGACGATCCAACACAAGAAAAATAGAAGTTCAAT ATTCACCCAAACACACCACAGTGTCAGTCAGTCCCTCTGGTCCAGTACCAGAAGACACTGATGTGACTCTGACATGCAGTAGTGCTGCCAACCCAGCAGTAAAGAACTACACCTGGTACAGAGCTGACGGAGGCCAGGAGACTGTCATGGGGACTGgacatgttttaaacatcaaAGCTTCGAGAGACAGTGGTCCTTTTTTCTGCGAGGCAGAAAATGCTATTGGAGCTGGACGGTCCAACATCAGTCAAATAGATGTTCACT ATTCACCCAAACACACCAAAGTGTCAGTCAGTCCCTCTGGTCCAGTACCAGAAGACACTGATGTGACTCTGACATGCAGTAGTGCTGCCAACCCAGCAGTAAAGAACTACACCTGGTACAGAGCTGACGGAGGCCAGGAGACTGTCATGGGGACTGGACATGTTTTCAACATTAAAGCTTCCAGAGTCAGTGGTCCTTTTTTCtgtgatgcagaaaatgttcTAGGAGCTGGACGATCCAACATCAGTGAAATAGATGTTCAGT ACTCACCCAAACACACCACAGTGACAGTCAGTCCCTCTGGTCCAGTACCAGAAGACACTGATGTGACTCTGACATGCAGTAGTGTTGCCAACCCAGCAGTAAAGAACTACACCTGGTACAGAGCTGACAGAGGCCAAGAGACTGTCATGGGGACTGgatatgttttaaacattaaagcttCCAGAGACAGTGGTCCTTTTTTCtgtgatgcagaaaatgttcTAGGAGCTGGACGATCCAACATCAGTGAAATAGATGTTCAGT TTGCTCCACAGATCCTGTCCTCATATGACTGCATTCAAACTGCAGACCAGCTCAACTGTTCCTGTGAGACAGTGGGgaatcctcctcctgctctacAGTGGTATTTGGATGGGTTACCTGTCAATCACTCTGACAGGTTTGCCATCAGCAGTGAGCCTCTAAACGTTTCAGGTCTGAGCAGCATCATCACTGTGAGTCAGCCATAA